One window of the Aquila chrysaetos chrysaetos chromosome 8, bAquChr1.4, whole genome shotgun sequence genome contains the following:
- the RPL27 gene encoding 60S ribosomal protein L27 — MGKFMKPGKVVLVLAGRYSGRKAVIVKNIDDGTSDRPYSHALVAGIDRYPRKVTAAMGKKKIAKRSKIKSFVKVYNYNHLMPTRYSVDIPLDKTVVNKDVFRDPALKRKARREAKVKFEERYKTGKNKWFFQKLRF; from the exons ATGGGGAAGTTCATGAAGCCGGGGAAggtggtgctggtgctggccGGCCGCTACTCGGGGCGCAAGGCCGTCATCGTGAAG AACATCGACGATGGCACTTCCGACCGGCCGTACAGCCACGCCTTGGTGGCCGGCATTGACCGCTACCCGCGGAAGGTGACTGCCGCCATGGGCAAGAAGAAGATCGCAAAGAGGTCCAAGATCAAGTCCTTCGTGAAGGTTTACAACTACAACCACCTGATGCCCACCCG GTATTCCGTTGATATTCCTCTGGACAAAACAGTCGTCAATAAGGACGTGTTCAGGGACCCCGCTCTAAAACGCAAAGCGAGACGTGAAGCAAAGGTGAAATTTGAGGAGAG ATACAAGACGGGCAAGAATAAGTGGTTCTTCCAGAAGCTGCGGTTCTAA
- the RUNDC1 gene encoding RUN domain-containing protein 1, whose translation MEAEGGPLGPGERWAPVGAVSAATEEDDEDEEEAAAAAAGESPQSVPRLRAERRRLHAALLALASHFAQVQFRLRQVARAGPAEQQRLLRDLEDFAFRGCPAPLAHGLGDAPSEREKQEQIEVQKEKQRELILQLKTQLDDLETFAYQEGSYDSLPQSVVMERQRMIINELIKKLDMDLSEDIATLSPEELRQRVDAAIAQIVNPARVKEQLVEQLKTQIRDLEMFINFIQDEVGSSGKAEDGHCECAGRKDGGGSYKPNTRPSGNRVNPEDARKMRETGLHLMRRMLAVLQIFAVSQFGCATGQIPRTLWQKDQANKDYSPLIKKLELSVERVRQLAVKHQQEDHITSSSDLQDIPLGGRDELTLAVRKELTIALRDLMAHGLYASSQGMSLVLAPIACLIPAFTSSPQTMHPWELFVKYYNTKNGQAFVESPARKLSQSFALPVTGGVAITPKQSLLTAIHTVLTEHDPFKRSADSELKALVCMALNEQRLVSWVNLICKSGALVQSHYQPWSYMANTGFESALNILSRLSNLKFNLPVDLAVRQLKNIKDAF comes from the exons ATGGAGGCGGAGGGTGGCCCGCTGGGCCCGGGGGAGCGCTGGGCGCCGGTGGGCGCCGTGTCGGCGGCGACGGAGGAGGACGacgaggacgaggaggaggcggcggcggcggcggcgggcgagtCGCCGCAGTCGGTGCCGCGGCTGCGGGCCGAGCGGCGGCGCCTGCACGCCGCGCTGCTGGCGCTGGCCTCGCACTTCGCCCAGGTGCAGTTCCGGCTGCGGCAGGTggcgcgggccgggccggccgaGCAGCAGCGCCTGCTCCGCGACCTGGAGGACTTCGCCTTCCGCGGCTGCCCCGCGCCGCTGGCCCACGGCCTCGGCGACGCCCCG AGCGAGCGAGAGAAGCAGGAGCAAATTGAGGTccagaaggagaagcagagagagcTGATCCTGCAGCTCAAGACACAGCTGGATGACCTGGAGACGTTTGCTTACCAAGAGGGCAGCTATGATTCTCTGCCACAGTCTGTGGTTATGGAAAGACAACGG ATGATTATAAATGAGTTGATAAAGAAGCTGGACATGGACTTGAGTGAAGATATTGCAACGCTCTCTCCAGAGGAATTGCGACAGCGTGTGGATGCTGCCATAGCACAGATTGTTAATCCAGCCAGGGTGAAGGAGCAGCTGGTGGAGCAACTTAAGACACAGATAAGGGACCTCGAAATGTTCATCAACTTCATTCAGG ATGAAGTTGGAAGCTCTGGTAAGGCGGAAGACGGACACTGTGAATGTGCAGGCAGAAAAGATGGCGGTGGCTCCTACAAACCAAATACACGGCCTTCTGGAAATAGAG TGAACCCAGAAGATGCCAGAAAGATGCGAGAAACGGGCCTGCACCTCATGCGTCGCATGCTTGCTGTGCTACAAATATTTGCTGTGAGTCAGTTTGGTTGTGCTACTGGTCAGATTCCTCGCACCCTCTGGCAGAAGGACCAAGCCAACAAGGACTATTCCCCCTTAATTAAGAAACTGGAGTTGTCAGTAGAGCGGGTGAGGCAGCTAGCTGTGAAACACCAGCAGGAAGACCACATTACCAGTTCCTCCGATCTGCAGGACATTCCCTTAGGAGGCAGAGATGAGCTGACTCTAGCTGTGCGGAAGGAGTTGACCATTGCTTTGCGAGACCTGATGGCTCACGGGCTCTATGCCTCCTCTCAAGGAATGAGCCTGGTATTGGCACCCATTGCGTGCTTGATTCCTGCGTTCACCTCGTCACCGCAGACCATGCACCCTTGGGAGCTCTTTGTGAAGTATTACAACACTAAGAACGGACAAGCCTTTGTGGAATCCCCGGCTCGCAAGCTCTCCCAGTCCTTTGCCTTGCCTGTGACAGGAGGAGTGGCCATTACCCCCAAACAGAGCCTGCTGACAGCGATTCACACTGTCCTCACGGAGCACGACCCCTTCAAGCGCAGTGCAGACTCTGAACTGAAAGCTCTGGTGTGTATGGCACTAAACGAGCAGCGCCTGGTCTCCTGGGTAAATCTGATCTGCAAATCTGGAGCTCTGGTACAGTCCCACTACCAGCCATGGAGCTACATGGCAAACACGGGCTTTGAGAGCGCGCTGAACATTCTCAGTCGCCTGAGCAACTTGAAATTCAACCTCCCAGTTGACCTGGCTGTCCGGCAGCTGAAAAACATCAAAGATgctttttga
- the PTGES3L gene encoding putative protein PTGES3L has translation MARQPAKTLWYDRPRYVYLEFCVEDSTDVKVIIEDQRLVFSCKNVDGVEFYNEINLYARVNSKDSREKRSARSITCFMRKWKEKVAWPRITKENIKPAWLSVDFDNWRDWEGDEEVERAMVEQYAELLEKVTDKGPPPAMDDLDDDL, from the exons ATGGCGAG GCAACCGGCAAAGACACTGTGGTACGACCGCCCACGGTACGTCTACCTGGAGTTCTGTGTCGAGGACAGCACGGATGTTAAGGTCATCATTGAGGACCAGCGGCTGGTGTTCAG TTGCAAAAATGTGGATGGTGTGGAGTTCTACAACGAGATCAACCTGTATGCCAGGGTCAACTCCAAG GACTCACGGGAGAAGCGCTCCGCCCGCTCCATCACGTGTTTTATGAGGAAGTGGAAGGAGAAAGTGGCCTGGCCCCGTATCACCAAGGAGAACATCAAG CCAGCCTGGCTCTCCGTGGACTTTGACAACTGGCGAGACTGGGAAGGGGACGAGGAGGTGGAGAGGGCCATGGTGGAGCAGTATGCAGAG CTCCTGGAGAAGGTGACGGACAAAGGTCCCCCTCCGGCCATGGACGACCTGGAT GACGACCTCTGA
- the LOC115344567 gene encoding alanyl-tRNA editing protein Aarsd1-like: MTTSEAQAPGDAAAAGGFPVRRQHAPTSSAGRALQGSGAAPAGSPPSAADPDPGRREPTGLPVPVTRGGHRAINVSCRRRLLSARAAAAASYPAAGTGSARRASPCRPRPPAARRPPATCPCSAAVAARPRVPPRPPSAPCPGRRSAAAMVFQCQRDSWARQFATRVVSCRAAELRPEGGGEPVRGFQVVLEDTILFPEGGGQPDDRGLIGDVPVLRVTRRGPEAVHFVQEALEPGAEVLLSLDWDRRFDHMQQHSGQHLITAIAEHMFGFKTTSWELGRQRSVIELDTPSMTAEQIEALERSVNEKIRERVPVVVRELAADDPEIERVRSRGLPDDHAGPVRVVDIEGIDSNMCCGTHVSNLSDLQVIKLLGTEKGKKNKTNLVFLAGNRVLKSIEQSHSTEKALTSLLKNGPGEHIEAVKRLQSSVKLLQKNNLNLLRDIAVLIARDFKSKPVQSQLFVLHRKEGDSEFMNIIANEIGSEETLLFLTVGDEKEAGLFLLAGPVEAVENLGPRVAELLGGKGAGKRGRFQGKATKMSQRGEVQALLQEFISRRSPEA; encoded by the exons AT GACGACCTCTGAAGCCCAGGCCCCCGGGGACGCCGCGGCCGCGGGAGGCTTCCCGGTGCGCCGGCAGCACGCGCCGACGAGCAGCGCGGGCAGGGCTCTCCAAGGAAGCGGAGCCGCCCCGGCCGGTTCCCCGCCGAGCGCAGCGGACCCCGACCCAGGGCGGCGGGAGCCGACCGGTCTCCCCGTGCCGGTTACCCGCGGGGGGCACAGGGCAATAAACGTGAGCTGCCGCCGCCGTCTGCTGTCCGctcgggccgccgccgccgcgtcCTACCCCGCCGCCGGCACCGGCAGCGCGCGCCGCGCGTCACCCTGCAGGCCCCGCCCACCTGCGGCACGGCGGCCGCCAGCCACGTGTCCCTGCTCGGCCGCCGTCGCCGCCAGGCCCCGTGTCCCTCCCCGGCCGCCGTCAGCCCCGTGTCCCGGCCGCCGCTCCGCTGCCGCCATGGTGTTCCAGTGCCAGCGGGACAGCTGGGCCCGGCAG TTCGCCACCAGGGTGGTGTCGTGCCGGGCGGCGGAGCTGCGGCCCGAAGGCGGCGGGGAGCCGGTGCGCGGGTTCCAGGTGGTGCTGGAGGACACCATCCTCTTCCCCGAGGGCGGCGGGCAG CCGGACGACCGCGGCCTCATCGGCGATGTGCCGGTGCTGCGCGTCACCCGGCGGGGCCCCGAGGCCGTCCACTTCGTGCAGGAGGCGCTGGAACCGGGCGCCGAGGTGCTGCTGTCGCTGGACTGGGACCGCCGCTTCGACCACATGCAGCAGCATTCAG GACAACATCTCATCACTGCCATCGCAGAACATATGTTTGGATTCAAGACAACTTCATG ggagctgggccGTCAGCGAAGTGTCATTGAGCTGGACACCCCCTCGATGACAGCAGAGCAAATAGAGGCCCTGGAGAGGAGTGTGAATGAGAAAATCCGGGAGAGGGTACCTGTGGTGGTGAGGGAACTGGCTGCAGATGACCCTGAAATTGAAAGA GTGAGAAGCCGTGGTTTGCCAGATGACCACGCGGGGCCAGTGCGAGTTGTTGACATCGAAGGCATAGACTCCAACATGTGCTGTGGGACGCATGTGTCCAACCTGAGTGACTTGCAg gttaTTAAACTCCTTGgcacagaaaaagggaaaaagaacaaaaccaacttgGTTTTCCTGGCAGGAAACAGAGTGCTGAAGTCAATCGAACAAAGTCACAGTACTGAGAAGGCTCTAACGTCACTGCTCAA aaatggacCAGGTGAGCACATAGAGGCTGTGAAGAGACTGCAGAGTTCTGTGAAACTGCTTCAGAAG aataactTGAACCTGCTTAGAGACATTGCTGTTTTGATAGCCCGGGACTTCAAGAGCAAACCTGTTCAAAGTCAGCTGTTCGTGTTACACAG GAAAGAGGGTGACTCTGAATTTATGAATATCATCGCTAATGAGATTGGATCAGAG GAAACCCTGCTGTTCCTGACTGTGGGAGATGAAAAAGAAGCAGGACTGTTTCTTCTAGCTGGACCTGTTGAAGCAGTTGAGAATTTAGGTCCCAG ggtggcagagctgctgggaggcaAAGGAGCTGGGAAGCGAGGCCGCTTTCAGGGCAAGGCAACCAAGATGAGTCAGCGAGGAGAAGTGCAAGCTCTGCTCCAGGAATTCATCAGCCGTCGAAGCCCTGAAGCATAA